Within the Pseudobythopirellula maris genome, the region TTGCGACGATATATCGGCGGCTGACGAAATGTCGTTGCGTTCTTTTGGCTGCAAGAATTAGCGTAAGTGCTTATTCAAAAGGGGCTTGCAGATTGTTATGGAGTTTGGCGCCGGATCTGTATTAGGCGCGTGCGTTAGCGAGTGTGTCGCTCGCCGAACGACCTGCGTCAACCCAATCTAGGAGCCCCTGCCATGTCCCGCCTTCCTCAAGTCGCTACCGACCAAGCCACCAAGCAGCAAGCGGAGCTGTTCGAGCTGGTGAAGTCGAAGCTCGGCCGCGTGCCCAATTTGTTCCGTGCTCTCGCCAACTCGCCCGCCGCCTTGCGCGGCTACCTCGAGTTCTCCGGCGCGATCGGCGCGGGCGAAGGCCTCAGCGCCCAGCAGCGCGAGATTGTCGCCCTGACGGTGGGCGAGGCTAACGGCTGCGAGTACTGCCTCGCCGCGCACTCGACCATCGGCAAGATGGTCGGCCTCTCGCCCGAGGCGATCGAGGCGGCCCGTCAATCCGACGGGTTCGACGATGCGAGCCGCGCTGTCGCCCGGTTCGCCAAGTCGGTGCTCGAGTCGCGGGGCCGCGTGTCGGACGCCGAGCTCGATGCGTTCCGCGACGCCGGTTTCGGCGACGACGGCGTCGTTGAGGTCGTGGCGCACGTCGCCCTGAACGTGTACACGAACTTCTTCAACAACCTGGTCGAGACCGACGTCGATTTTCCGGCGGCCGCGCCGCTCGCAGCCGGGGCGAGTGACGAGGCCGCGTGCTCGACCGACTGCGGGTGCGCCGTCTGACATCGGCGTTTTCTGACCGCAGCGCCGTTTGGCCGTTGTGCCCCGCCCCGGCTCCCTCGCCGGGGCGGGGTATTTGCTTCGCCCTCTCCACAGGAGTTACCCCATGCCCCATCCAACCGACCTACGACCCCCCTTCGACCGGGATTCCGCCACGGCCAAAGTCCGCGCTGCCGAGGACGCGTGGAACTCATGTGACCCGCACCGCGTGTCGCTTGCCTACAGCGAAGACTCCACCTGGCGGAACCGCGACCAGTTCGTGCAAGGAAGGGAGGCGATCCGCGAGTTCCTCGCCGGAAAGTGGCAAACGGAACTCGACTACCGGCTGATGAAGGACCTCTGGTCGTTCGACGGCAACCGGATCGCCGTTCGTTTTCAGTACGAGTACCACACCGCGGGCGGCCAGTGGTGGCGGGCCTACGGCAACGAGCTGTGGGAGTTCGACGCCGAGGGGCTGATGCGTCGCCGCGAGGCCAGCATCAACGATCTCGCCATCACCGAGTCGGAGCGAAAGTTCCGCTGGCCGGCGGGCGGACCGCGCCCGGCCGAGCCGGCCGCGGTGCTGTGCATCGCCTAGATCGCACTACCGCTAGCCGTAGCGTTGTTTTCGCCATATCAACGTCGAATCACACCGCCACACACGCTACGCATCCGTGCGATTCGCACTAGTGCGAATCAATCGCCTCTACCTACTCAGCGGAGCTCGTCCAAAACTTGGCCCAAGAAAAGTTTGGCGTGACTTATCCGCCTTCGGCGGACTCCGCTGCGCTCCGCTAATCGACCTGATGGCAACGACTTAGAACAAAATCGCGAGTGGCCAAGAATCGCTGCTGCGCGCGCGGTCAAAAGCGATTGTCGAAATTAGGTGAAACGCCTGCTACAAAGATAATTGGGCGCAGCAGGGGGTCGTTTTCGAGCGGACCGGGCCGGCTGGAATGCGTTCTGACGGGATTTTCCGCCAGCCAGCCGCCCGCTATTGCAGTTTGATGCCCCTGTTCAGGCGCACTCGCCCGCCGCTTAGTTTTGAGAAAGATCTACGACGAGGGCGGAGAATCTATTCTTGGGCCATCTTCCCGCCGTCACCACTCCGCTGCGCGCGGCGTGGCCATCACGAGCTGGCTTAGAACGATGCGGCGATGAGTTCGCCAAAAAGCTTGCTCGTGGGCGCCGATTGGTGGGCCGTGAGACGACCGTCGCACGCGGCACAACCGGCTGCGGAGTTGCACAAACTGCTGGCGCGGCGGCTCTCGTTCTCGCGGGGCGTCGTACGTTTGACGAGTAAATAGCCAGGGTCTCTCCGTTCCGCCCTCGATCGCCCAAGCTCGCTGAGCCGATGCGCCGAGGTGGGGGTGGCCCGAGCTCACCGGCAAACCTCCCCCCCGTCCTGAGCCCTCGCCACAAATGATAGTCACCTCCAACGCCGCGGCGCCGGTTGGCCCGCTGGCCGACCTTGTCCACAACGCTCTCGAAACCAGCCCCTATCTCCCCAGCCGCTCGGTGCGGGTCGAAGAGGGCGAAGGCCGCGTGCGGCTGCACGGAGCGGTCCGCTCTTACTTCGAGAAGCAGATGGCCCAAGAGATCGTCGTCCGATTGGACGGCGTGGAGCGGGTTGAGAACCTGATCCAGGTCAACTGGGGCTGAGCGGCCGGCCCTCAGGCCTTCCCGCACCCTTCCCGCCGCTCGAGGCGAGCGGCAAGCCCTACGCGCGGTACGACCGGCGCCAGCCGACCCGTTGCGCCGGTGTAGCGGCGTGGCTGGGGATTCCTCCCTGCGGGCGGCGGCGGCTTGGGTTCGATACCGATAGTGAGGAGCCCTGTGCGCGGCGTATCGCCCGGAGATCGCTGTAGCCGGCCCACGCCCATCACCCACGAGGAGGGAACCCCGTGAAGAAACGTCTTATGCCGCAGCAGATATTGCAGCCAAGCCGCCGCGGCCTGACGGTCGGCATGCTGTTCTTAGGCGGCGCGTTCTTGTTTGCCGCCGATGCGCAAGCGGTGGGACGTTGGAATCTGCCGACTTCCTCTAACCAGTGGTGGGGATTCGGCTACGGGCCGGGCTACCACGCCCCGATGGTGCTGGGGCCGTCTTACAAAGCCAAGGTCGCCGGGCAAGGCGTCGAGCGGATGCAGACGCCGATGTCGCCACCGGCCCACGCCCCGAGCCGCGTTTTCTACGGCAACCAGAGCGGCTATGGCGGCGCGGCTGACTTCGGCCCGACGCTCGGCGTGATCGAGTCGCCGCCGGCCTACCACCAGGCGCCCGCGTACGGGCGGCCGCTGTCGTACGGTGTCGCTCCGCCACAAGCCGCGGCGACGCTCGCCGAGCCAGTCGCCACGCCGCCCGGCAACTGACCGCACGGCGTGGCAAGCCCGCTCGACGTAGGAAAAGGAGCTGCGGGTCAGTCCCGGATAGCACGAGCGGGCCTTTTGTCACCCATCTCCTTGCGGATCTCTTGGTGGATCTCCTTAGCGACCCACTCGGAGAGCTCTTCGATCAGCTCGATGGCCCCGAACCGCCCGCCTGATTCCATGACGGTCGCCGAGAGCCGCTGGACATTCTCAGGCGACAGGTCGCATGCGGCGTTTAGCAACACGAGGTCGTTGCCGTCGGCCACCACGGCAAACAACCCGCGGACGGCGCCCTCCTCACGTAGCAGAGAGATCTCGACCGAACTACCGCCATCGCGGACGCGGATGACCGAGTCCCACTCGGCGGCGTCGAGTTTCGTGGCGTAATGCTGTGACGCGATAGCCGGTAGTTCATCGGCCCCGCCGTCGTAGACCCGCACGCGGACCTCGTCGACCGAGTCGGCCACGACGGCGAGCAGCTGCTTGACGTCGCCGAGCGTCTCGGCGGCGAGCTGGCCGTCGCCGCCGGCTATCTCAGAGGCAAAGCCGGCTATAGCGGCATCGCCCAAGCCGATGAGGTCTTTGAGAAGGCCGCGGCTCAGGTCGACCTCGACCTTGGGCCGCTCACCGCCCGGATGATCGAAACCGACTGCTCCAGGGGGCGCCGCGACGGCGGGATTCAGTGAGAACAGGGCCAGGCAGGCGCCAAGGGCGAGGCGGCTCGCCGGCGGCGCGAGAAGAATGAAGCGGCTCATCGGATCGAATTCCCTTCGGGTTGCGGAGGGCGTCGCCAGGCTAGCCGTGAGTCAGGGCACGGTCCGAACGGTGACGCGGGGACACACCCAGGGCTTCGCGGCAGGCCGTACGCTCTTGGGAGGGAAGACGAGAAAACGTCTGAAAAGGCTCGCGGATCCACAGAGAGCCGAGCCAGGCGACCGATTACGAGCCTGGGGCCTTTAGGGGGGCTCGCTACGCGGCCGATGGGAAGCTGGATCTTCGCTGGTAGCAGCGCGGGTGCAAAATCGCGATGACTATCAACGCAAAAACCCCGCTTGGTCCGAAGACCGAGCGGGGTTTTTCGCATTTTCCTCGAAAGGAAAAATAAAACTGGCGATACCTACTTTCGCACTGGTAGGCACTATCATCGGCTCCAAAAGCTTAACTACTGTGTTCGGGATGGGAACAGGTGTTTCCTTTTGGATATGGTCGCCAGAAAGTCCCGTCGCGGCGGCGAAGCCGCAACGGGTCTGACTTGGTTTTAAGCAAGAGCGGCTGCGAGGAGACTTGCGTCTCTTCGCCACGCAATGTTGTTGAAGATTGTCCTCAGACGCACTTATGGGGCCTCGATCGTTTGGTTCCAGAGGAACCGAGGATACGAGAGCGTTTGATAAATGCGGCCAAGCGTTCGTCCGTTAGTACCGGTTAGCTGAACCCATTGCTGAGCTTACACATCCGGCCTATCAACCTGGTCGTCTTCCAGGGGACTTTCGGTCATTGACCAACGAAACCTAATCTTGAGGCGGGCTTCACGCTTAGATGCTTTCAGCGTTTATCCGTTCCGACCTTAGCTATCCTGCCGTGCCGCTAGCGCGACAACAGGAACAC harbors:
- a CDS encoding carboxymuconolactone decarboxylase family protein translates to MSRLPQVATDQATKQQAELFELVKSKLGRVPNLFRALANSPAALRGYLEFSGAIGAGEGLSAQQREIVALTVGEANGCEYCLAAHSTIGKMVGLSPEAIEAARQSDGFDDASRAVARFAKSVLESRGRVSDAELDAFRDAGFGDDGVVEVVAHVALNVYTNFFNNLVETDVDFPAAAPLAAGASDEAACSTDCGCAV
- a CDS encoding nuclear transport factor 2 family protein, whose amino-acid sequence is MPHPTDLRPPFDRDSATAKVRAAEDAWNSCDPHRVSLAYSEDSTWRNRDQFVQGREAIREFLAGKWQTELDYRLMKDLWSFDGNRIAVRFQYEYHTAGGQWWRAYGNELWEFDAEGLMRRREASINDLAITESERKFRWPAGGPRPAEPAAVLCIA
- a CDS encoding BON domain-containing protein; this encodes MIVTSNAAAPVGPLADLVHNALETSPYLPSRSVRVEEGEGRVRLHGAVRSYFEKQMAQEIVVRLDGVERVENLIQVNWG
- a CDS encoding DUF4252 domain-containing protein, whose protein sequence is MSRFILLAPPASRLALGACLALFSLNPAVAAPPGAVGFDHPGGERPKVEVDLSRGLLKDLIGLGDAAIAGFASEIAGGDGQLAAETLGDVKQLLAVVADSVDEVRVRVYDGGADELPAIASQHYATKLDAAEWDSVIRVRDGGSSVEISLLREEGAVRGLFAVVADGNDLVLLNAACDLSPENVQRLSATVMESGGRFGAIELIEELSEWVAKEIHQEIRKEMGDKRPARAIRD